In a genomic window of Gemmatimonadota bacterium:
- a CDS encoding lipoate--protein ligase family protein gives MIRVLSTPGCSAAYNMAVDEVLMDACRRDAEMLTLRVYSWHPPAVSIGYGQDAEKEIDPGQCERYGIDLVRRITGGRAVLHDQELTYSLVAPESHPALEGRSGVLLRAVSEALVETLKHFDIPAEPAMEGRCGSGGNDDVCFTATGRYEITVAGRKLAGSAQRRSRGVVLQHGSVLLGRGHRRLALLMPAHEPERRETIARLLNHRTVSVAELIPDLPTFEEWTDRLSRSMLDRLNVEGRTDVLDAEERRMAESLVRTRYANAHWTYRRTASHAR, from the coding sequence ATGATCCGCGTACTCTCCACGCCCGGATGTTCCGCCGCGTACAACATGGCCGTGGACGAAGTGCTGATGGACGCGTGCCGGCGGGACGCTGAGATGTTGACGCTGCGCGTCTATTCATGGCATCCGCCGGCCGTTTCCATCGGATACGGGCAGGACGCGGAAAAAGAGATCGATCCCGGGCAATGCGAACGGTACGGCATCGACCTGGTTCGGCGGATCACCGGGGGACGGGCGGTACTGCACGACCAGGAACTGACCTACAGCCTGGTGGCGCCGGAGTCCCATCCCGCGCTGGAAGGCCGGTCCGGCGTGCTGCTCCGCGCGGTGAGCGAGGCGCTGGTCGAAACGCTGAAACATTTCGATATACCCGCCGAGCCGGCGATGGAAGGGCGTTGCGGTTCGGGAGGCAATGACGATGTATGCTTTACGGCCACCGGACGTTACGAGATCACGGTGGCCGGCCGGAAGCTGGCCGGCAGCGCCCAGCGCCGATCCCGCGGGGTAGTACTGCAGCACGGTTCGGTGCTCCTGGGTCGGGGGCACCGCAGGCTTGCCCTGCTGATGCCCGCCCACGAACCGGAACGCCGGGAGACCATCGCCCGGCTACTGAACCACCGGACCGTTTCCGTTGCTGAGTTAATCCCCGATCTGCCCACCTTCGAGGAATGGACCGACCGCCTGTCCCGTTCGATGCTCGACCGCCTGAACGTGGAAGGCCGAACGGACGTGCTGGACGCGGAGGAGCGGCGCATGGCCGAGTCACTGGTCCGCACCCGGTACGCAAACGCCCACTGGACCTATCGAAGGACCGCGAGCCATGCCCGGTGA
- the rnc gene encoding ribonuclease III, with amino-acid sequence MPNRHSILQKLRRAASALVSGLKGGASGKAANRTALERENVRQVQKYIDYRFKNPDYLITALKHRSYVYSREQSGVHSNERLEFLGDAVLDLVVGEFIYQKYPGRREGQLTQLRSTLVNRKALARQARAMKLGRYVLLSTSEARSGGRFRHSILSDAYESIIGAIYLDGGLQPVRRFLHRTLLQELSEERPSHIDHTRNYKSALLEYTQGEGIGQPEYRVDSAVGPDHEKIFTIEVFVAGNPVSKGTGTSKKNAEQDAARQAVEQLQSDRDIDRS; translated from the coding sequence GTGCCAAATCGGCATTCCATTCTGCAGAAGCTGCGGCGCGCGGCCAGCGCCCTGGTCTCGGGTCTGAAAGGCGGTGCATCCGGTAAAGCCGCGAACCGAACGGCCCTTGAACGTGAAAACGTCCGCCAGGTTCAGAAATACATCGACTACCGCTTCAAGAACCCCGATTACCTGATCACGGCGCTCAAGCACCGTTCTTACGTGTACTCCCGGGAGCAGTCCGGCGTCCACTCCAACGAACGGCTGGAGTTCCTGGGCGACGCGGTGCTGGATCTCGTGGTCGGCGAGTTCATTTACCAGAAGTACCCCGGGCGCCGCGAGGGCCAGTTGACCCAGCTCCGATCCACGCTGGTCAACCGGAAGGCGCTCGCCCGCCAGGCCCGGGCGATGAAACTCGGACGCTATGTACTGCTGAGTACCAGTGAAGCCCGATCCGGCGGCCGGTTTCGCCATTCGATCCTGTCCGATGCCTACGAATCCATCATCGGCGCTATCTACCTGGACGGCGGGCTTCAGCCGGTCCGACGGTTCCTGCACCGTACCCTCCTGCAAGAGCTGAGCGAAGAGCGTCCCTCCCATATCGATCACACGCGGAATTACAAAAGCGCGCTGCTGGAATACACGCAGGGCGAAGGCATCGGCCAACCGGAATACCGAGTCGATTCCGCCGTGGGTCCCGACCACGAAAAGATCTTCACCATCGAAGTCTTCGTCGCGGGAAACCCCGTCAGCAAAGGTACGGGCACCAGCAAGAAGAACGCGGAACAGGATGCCGCGCGACAGGCCGTGGAGCAGCTGCAGTCCGACCGCGACATCGATCGGTCATGA
- a CDS encoding beta-ketoacyl-[acyl-carrier-protein] synthase II codes for VHPTINYEEPDPDCDLDYVPNAGREREVRAALTNSFGFGGHNVTLVVKKHTA; via the coding sequence ACGTCCATCCTACCATCAACTACGAGGAGCCCGATCCCGATTGCGACCTGGACTACGTCCCCAACGCGGGCCGGGAACGGGAAGTGAGGGCGGCCTTAACCAATTCGTTCGGTTTCGGGGGGCATAACGTGACGCTCGTGGTCAAGAAACACACGGCGTAG